The DNA sequence GCTTGTGGTTCTTGTACCCGATCTTGGCGAAGTGTTCGGGCTTCGTTCCGTAGCGCTGCATATGCTCGCGGCCCGCGTTGCCGAACATCTGGGCGGCTGCGGGTGCCTTGGCGTCGAAGCCGCACTGCTCGTTCATTACGGCAAAGTGTTTGTCGAGTGCCATCGTGCGGTCGGTGTACTTGATGCCGAGGGAACCCTTCTCCATCTTTTCGAAACCCAGCGCCATCACGCAATCCGCAATTCCGCCCTCGACGAACTGCTTGGCCATGTGGAGGGCAGTGCTGCCCGTGGAGCAGTTGTTGTTCACGTTGTAGATGGGAATGCCAGAGTGCCCGAGTTCGTAGAACGCGCGCTCTCCCGCGGTCGAGTCGCCATAGCAGTAACCGACAGCGGCCTGCTCGATTTCTTCGAACTTGATGCCCGCGTCTTCGATCGCCTTGTTGCCCGCTTCGCGCGCCATGTCGGGGTAGCACCAGTCTTTTGATCCGGGCTTCTCAAACTTGGTCATCCCGACGCCGATTATGAATGTCTTGCGTCCCATGGTCGTGTCTCCATCTGCGCGCTTGAGTCTTTCGAGGTTTGGCGGGTCAATTTAGCACGCTGCCGCCCGCCGAGTCGGAGACGCGAGCAGGCAAAACAACAGCCTCGCTGGGTTCGCCCAATTCGTTCCGGCTCGGGTAGAATCAGGCTGCAGGATCCGCGCATACGTGTGCTTCTGCTCATCGAGGAACTTCCATGGCACTTCGTTTTCCCAATCTATTTTCCCCGCTTCGCATCCGGAACCTCACGCTCAAGAATCGAATCGGCTCTTCAGGCCACGACACCTGCCTGGCGGATCACACGCTTCCCGGCGATGCAATGGTCGCCTACCACCGCGCGCGAGCGAAGGGCGGAGCTGGACTGATCGTTCTCGAAGTCTCTGGAGTGCACGAGTCTGCGCGTTATACCGCGGAGATGATGCTCGCGACCCACGACGACTGCATTCCAGGCTTCCGGAGAATTGCCGAAGCAGTTCACGAGTACGATTGCGTCGTAATCGGTCAGCTATTCCATCCGGGTCGCGAGATCCTGTCTTCGCCGAGCGGCACGGCTCCCGTCGCCTACTCGTCGTCGGATGTTCCCAACGAGCGCTTCCACGTCACCCCCAGGGCTGTCCCGAAAAATGTGATTCAGGAAATCGTCCAGGGCTTTGGCCAGAGCGCGGCCCGGCTCGTTCGGGCCGGTCTGGATGGCGTGGAGATCGTTGCCAGCCACGGATACCTGCCCGATCAGTTCATGAATCCGCGAGTCAATCAGCGAACAGACGAGTACGGTGGGAGTTTGGACAACCGCCTTCGCTTCCTGCGCGAGTGCATCGAATCCATTCGCGCCAACATCGGCGACCGCGCCATCGGCTTGCGTATCTCGGGAAGCTCGTGGGATTCCGACGGACTGCAGCGCGACGAGATCCTCGAGATGTGCGCGGCCTTGGATGGTGACGGCGAGATCGACTACTACAGCGTAACGGCGGGCTCCTCTGCGAGCATCATGGGCTCCATTCACATTGCGCCGCCGATGGGTTCGTACGAAAGCGCCTACGTGGCGCCGGACGGCAAGGCCCTCAAGGCAGTCGTTTCCAAGCCCGTCATGGTTACCGGTCGCATTACGACACCCGGGGTGGCCGAGCAGATCATCAGTCGTGGCGAGGGAGACATCTGCGGCATGACCCGCGCGATGATCTGCGACGAACAACTCGCGAACAAGGCATTGGAAGATCGTGCCGACGAGATCCGCGAGTGCATCGGCTGCAATCAGGCATGCATTGGGCACATGCACGTCGGTGCGCCGATCTCGTGCATTCAACACCCCGAATCCGGGCGGGAGCTCATCTACGGTGAGCGAAAGCCAGCGAAGAAAAGACGCCGCATCATGGTCGTAGGTGGAGGGCCCGGTGGCATGAAGGCCGCGGCGGTTGCGGCGGAACGCGGTCACGACGTGACACTCTACGAAGCGACCGAGCAGCTCGGCGGGCAGGCGCTATTGGCGCAACAACTGCCGGGACGCGGCGACTTCGGCGGACTCATCACAAATTTGAATCGCGAACTCGAACAAGCCGGAGTTCGCGTAATCACCAAGCTTGGCGTCGACGTGGAGAGGATTCGAAAAGAGAGCCCCGACGCCGTCATCCTGGCAACCGGTGCAAGGCCCCGAACCCCCGAGATCGAGCAGGCAGACGACGCCCATGTGCTGGGGGCCTGGGAGGTCATCTCGGGACAGGCGCGCCCAGGCACCTCCGTCGTGGTCGCCGACTGGCGCTGCGACTGGATCGGACTCGGGCTCGCCGAGCTACTCGCGCGCGATGGCTGTCGCGTGAGGCTCTGCGTGAACGGAATGATGCCGGGGGAGACGATCCAGCAATACGTGCGCGACCCCTGGCTGGGCACGATGCACAAACTGGGGGTCGAAGTCATTCCCCTGGTGCGCCTGGCCGGCGTTGATTCAGACACGGTCTACTTCGAGCACACCTTGAGCGGCGAGCCTCTCATGTGCGAGGAGGTCGACACGCTCGTGCACTCCCTGGGGCACGTTTCGGTCAATGCGCTCGAACGGGAACTCCAAGCCAGCGACTACTCGGGAAACATCATGGCGCTAGGCGACTGCGTCTGCCCGAGGACCGCCGAAGAAGCCGTCCTCGAGGGTCTGGAACTGGGATCGGCCGTCTAGCAGGCTAGGAGCCGCCGCGCGTTGGTCCCCTCGACGGCTAGATCTTGAAGTGATCGCGGATGAGGCGCAGCACCAACCAGTCCGGCAGCAATCGCTTACCAAGGGGCATCATCAGAGAGTCTGGACCGATCGTGTAGCGAAAGCGCGGTCGCTTCGCGGTCAGGGCTTTTACGATAGCGTTCGCGACGACTTCGGGGCCGGGAGCTTTCGGGAGCGATTCGAGAATGACTTGCTCGCAGCTGCGTATGCGTTCGGCGTAGTGGGAGTTGCTGCCTTCGTTCCATTCCATGGCGGCATTGAATGGAGTGTTGATGTCCCCCGGCTCGATCAAGCTCACGCCAATTCCAAAGGGACGCACTTCGTTGTAGAGCGCACCCGCGATGGCTTCGACGGCGGCCTTGCTTGCGGAGTAGTGGGCTTGAAACGGGATCGGAGCGCGGCCACCGATCGATCCCACCAGCGCGATGCGTCCACTGCGCGCTTCGCGCATTTGCGGAAGCACTCGCTTCAATACCCTGAGCACCCCCCCCAGGTTGGTGTCGAGTTGTCGCTGGTACGCTTCCATGGAGACTTCTTCGATGCTGCCGAAGATTCCAAAGCCCGCGTTGCAAACCAGCGCGTCGAGGGAACCACAGGCAGCGAGCACCTGGGTCACCGCTTTGTCGACGGATTCATCGCTGCAGACATCCATCGCGATCCAGTCGATGTGCTCGCCGAGAGAATCCGCCGGCTCGTTTCGACTGGTCGCAAAAACTCGGTAGCCGTCTGCCGCGAGTGCCCGACAAGTTGCCAGGCCAATGCCGGATGTTCCGCCGGTTATGAGTACCGAACCCATGCTGGCTCCTGGTTGCAAGTTGAAGCAGACGATATCACAGCGTCCCAATGGTTCAGCGCGTACCTGTTAGCGATAGACCAACAAGATGCCCAACACGAAGAACAAATTGTAGACCGAGTGCGCCAGGATTCCGGGCAGCAGACTGCGCGCGCGTTCAAACGCGATCGCCCAGACGAAGCCGCTCCAAAAAGTCATCAGAAACCCCGGCAGGGAATAGAAGTGAATCGCACTGAACAACACAGCACTCATTGCCGCAGCTTCCCATGCTCCAAAGCGGTTGCGCAGGGTGTAAAAGAGCAGGCCGCGGAACACGAGTTCCTCGAAGATGGGAGTCCAGAGCATGTAGTCGATACAGCTTTCGATCACCTCCCGGGTTGATCCCCAGATCAACGTCTCATCGAGCCCTTCGGCCCAGTGCCCTTCGAACCCCAGTCCCCAACTTCCCCATGCGAGGGCCGTCGTGCCCAGCAGATCGATCGCCAAGGCGGCGGCGGCGATGGAAAAAACCGCGGAAGCGCGCAGCTGTGTCGGACTCAAGCCGAACGTTTTGAAGAACCCGACGGGCGACGACACCAGCAGGTAGCGATGGATGAGCCAAAGCAGAGGCAGCGACGCAATCAGCGTTCCCCAGGTATAGAAGGGGTCCAGCCATTCGGGTTGAGAAAACTGAATCGCCAGTTGGTTGAGGGTGACGAAGTAGAAGCGGTTCCAGAAGTCGGCGCGAACGAGCACGGCAAAACCCAGGGCCATCGACCAGGGAACGACGTTGTTTGCGGATGAGTTGTGCGGGGGGAATTTTCTTTGCGCTGCGCCTCGCGCCATCGCGGCGAGCAGCACGGCTCCGGCGGCGATCAGCAGATAATTGGCCGCGGTCAAGGCCTCGACCCGACGCTGCCAACGTGCTCCGCGTCGTTCAATGCGGCGCGAAATATTCGCAGCAGGCTCGGTCTTGCCCGCGCGCGCAAGCAGGCGGACTGCGGGTCGTTCGAGCAGCCAATCCGAAAGCCCCGCCTCGGCCAGACTTTCGAGGGCTCGACGATTGACCTTCGGCGTCGTGGGTTTATCCCCGACCCTCGCTCCGTAGATCGTTCGGATGGCAGATTCAATCTCGGGGTCGAGAGTCTGTTCCGCGCGTTCGAAGGCTTTTTGCAGTTCGCCCGCCTCGGCGAGCAAGACGCTCAGGCCGGCGTTCGACTGTAAGAGATCTTCGAAGCCTTCATCTTCGCCGTCGCCTTCGATCCCCACTCGGGCCGCAATGGATTCAGTCGCATCGCGCTGGATTGCGACCGAGACGTCGAGCACCTCTTCGAAGGATCCGAACAGGGCGCGACGAACCGGCTGAAGCAGACCTGGGCTCTCATTGGCTTCGGCGAGTTCCAGGTCGCGAACAATGACTCGCTGTGCCGTATTGGCCGGATCGGAGAGCCATGCCGTGGGACTGCTGTCGATGCGCGATCCCCAACCCTGAAACATCACCAGGGTCCAGGCCGCTACATAGAGCGCGGTGAAGAGCGGCGAGAACGGGTTGGGCAGGGAACGGTCGCCCCGCTCTTCATCTCCCGTCCGGCCTACTTGTCCAACGCGTTCCATCGCCCTCGGCGCCTCCTGCCGCTGCTCAACGACGCAAGTAGACCTTCCAGATCACGGGCCAGCCGAAGATCAAAGGATGTTCTCGCTGTCGTTTCGTGAGTTCGATGGCCTCGCCGGTATGTCGTTCCATTTTCCAGATCGCGTACGGAACCCAGTCGCCAAACGTAAAGGCCGTCTTGAGCAGGCGGCCGATGGCCAAGGTGCGAGCCACCGGAAGAGAGATGTGCCAACGCCAGCGCATCGCAGTCCTGCGCAGGGGCGCCATCTCGATCTCGCAAGCAGATCCACCGCCGCGCACCGTCGCGCGTTCGATCCACCCCAGTTCTTCCAGTATCCCAAATGCGCTCTCGGCCGCGCGGTCGTAGCGTTCCCTGGCACTTTCATAGATGGTCGCAATGGTCTCGCGCGATTCCGCCCGACGTTCGGCGCCATAGGTTCTTGCGATCGCCTGCTGCCAGAACGCGGCGAGCGAAAATCTTTGAACCCGACCGTCTGACGGCAAGAAGACCACCAGACGTTGTGCCAGGGTCACCACCGCCTGGGCCGCACAGCGGATCGCGTGATCCCGGGCCGCTTCGTCGCGCTGATAGACGAGCATCGCAGGCTGGGCGAAGCGCGCCCAGATGTACGGGTGCACACATTCGGGTCGCACGGCGCTTGCAAAATCTTGCATGGTGAGGACCGCATACTTTGCGCGCAGGGTTTGCGACTCGTACTGGGTTTCGATGTAGAAGACGTTCGGCGGCAACGCGGTGTTACTGAGTGCCAGCAGACTCGAGTCGTAGGTGTCGCTGTAGCGATCGACGAGTACGTAGAAATCGAAGACGCCCTCATCGGACTTCTTGCGCAGACACGAACCGTAGAAGAGGATGCACGCGACGTTTTTTCGCTGCTCGCGAATGGCGTCTGCAAGTGCGAGGGCGGTCGGCGGTGCTTCTTCGGATAGTTCCTTGGCTACGAGTTCGGCCAGAGATGAGTTCAGGTCGATCATGAACGGGTATGAGAAACGGGGTGTTCCCGATTCACGCGCGAACGAATTGGATCGTGTGGTCCGCCGAGATTTCGATCTGCCGCCCGGGTACCGGATCGAATAGTTCGCCGTCTACCGTAAAGCCACAGTCGAGGCGCAGTTCGACCCGGTTGGCGTTGCGGCTGGTGTAGCCGTTTTCTTCGGTAACGAAGGGCAGCGGCTTGCCGCGCAAGATTCCGAGCAAAGAGCGCGGAATGCGTTGGGCATTACTCGCGACAGATGTGATTTGGACGCCGCCGGGACCGCTTCCCCAGAACGGCTTCATTCTCGAAAACAATCGATCGAGGGTGCTCGCGATCAACAGGAAGTACTCGCCGCGGTCTTGCAGCTGGCCGTTGATCAGCACCTGAACCTTGTCGGGCTGCAGAATGCCGTTGTTGTCGCCCGCCGCGAGTCTGCCGAGCAGGCTCGCGGTGATCATGGTCGCGCCCACCGCGCCTTGGATCCCCGGAGCGTGGTCGTTTTCAAACAGTTCGTGGTTCAGGCCGATCGCGCGGTGGATGACGCCCAGACCGAAGAACATTCCATACTGTGCCTGCCGATCGATCGTGTGGCGTACACAGAGAACCTGGCGGGGCGAAATCCGCTCGCTCAGCCTGCCGTTTTCTATGTCGTCGATCAGCGCGGCGAATCCGCGGACGGGATCCTTCAGCGCCCCGAGATCGCTGGCGCTCATGTTGGTCCGGCCTCCACGCAGCGGAGCGATCATTGGAATTCGACCCTCGAAGGCGTTGTTGCCGAGGATTTCGGTGAGGGCGAACTGCACGGTGCCGTCGCCACCGTTGATGACGAGCAGATCGACTTCCTGACGCGCGAGATCCGCCAGTGCTTCCGGCACGACGTCGGCAGAATTGGTCTCGACGTGCAAAACATCCGGATGGCGTCGAAGAAACCCGAGCAGGCGTTCGACCTGCGCGTCGTTCCTCCCCGCATAGAGGTTGTTCAGTAATCCGATCCGCAAAAGTTTTTACTCCGAGGGGGTTCGAGGCGTACGGGTGGGTGGTACTGCCTTACTCATGGGCGTGTCACTGGATTCAAGAAGCTGACGGTTGCGACGCCCTGGCCCTGGATTTGGATTGGTTTCGAGTTCGAACTCGGCGGAATCGTAACCTCAAAATTCGCCACCGACCACACTCGCTTAGGCTTGGTACTCAGCCCCGCGAGGAAGCGAATCGGTCCCGGGAGGTCCTTTAGTGGGTCATGCTGAAGGAGACGTTCCTTCAGAAGAATCCGACCGCCACCGCCTTTCGACCCAGTCCCGCCGGGCCCTAGCCCATTGAGGGTAATGACGTGTGGAATCCAATACGGGTCCTTCCCGTCATGACTGGGCGGCGGTTGAATAGCATCTCCAAGAGTCAGGTCAAACGCAGTTCTCGCAACCAATCTTCTCAGACACGGTAGGTCGGAAGACTCGAAAAGTTTCTGAACAGAAGTCGGGTGGTTTGGTCCGCGCTGGGTTAGTTGCCCCGGTGCTCTAGCCGCCTCACAGCCCGGTTCGAGGTATCCGAGCCAGCGAGACCGCTTCCCCGAGGGGCTCAGAAAGTCAGCGAGATAAAACGGATTGTCGCCCCGCTGTGACAACAGTTCGATGCGCCGCAGACCCAGGTCGGTTTCCGCGCCTTTCGAGATCGTGTGGGTGAGGGTCGCCCAGCCGTTGACACGCGCCGGCTCCGTCATGCCCGCGAGCTTGATGGAGCCGCGCACCTCAGCGCCCAGCGCCAGCAGATCCACTCGGTACTTCCTCCCCAGGAGCTGCTGCGGCAGGGGGTACAAGGTGTTGGGCGCAAAGCTGAGATCAAGCCTCGAGCTGGATTTGTCCACTTGCAGGGTGTAATGGGGGGAATGCATGTCGAGATGGCACTTCTTGATATCCAGACGCCGTCCGTCTTCGGAAAGCGTCCAGCTCTTCTCCAGCTTGCCGTTGCGGAACTTCGCAATTTCGCCGCCGGGCGAAATCACGTGGCCGACCGCGACACCGTTCCGGCTACCCGGACCCTGGTTCGTAATGAGAAACCGCGCCACGACGATGTAGCCTTGCTCGAGTTCGATCGTGAGATCCCAATACTCAGAGGCGCTGCCGTGGCTGAGCCTGCGCGCGGCAGGAGATGCGAGGTCTCGCGGCGGAGGGCCGTCGGCCAGCGCGAGGGGCGCCGCGGTGGCCAGCGCGAGAAGCGCGCCCATGGCCAGATTTCGGACCCATTTCCGGTCTGAATTGGGTCTAAATACCCTCGGTCTTGAGGTTTTGAGAACCCCGAGCGCGGTAGTCAGCCCAATCACCTTTGCGGCTCGATCGCACGAGGTTCGCCTGCCGAGTTGTCGCCGCTTGCTGACATCGTCACGCATCCTCGGTCAGCGGCGAGATGAACTTCGCATCGCAGTTCGTTGGGACGGCTGCAGCCCGCAACTGTTTCAGGCTATCACAGGGATTGATGCTGAGATAGCCTGCCCAACAACCACTTGCCCTCGGGCGGAGCGCGATGGGACTCGGTGCGCACTCGGTTTTGAGATGTGCTCGCGAAGCTCGCGTTCTCACCGGAATCGAATCGAAGTCAAACCTTTGATCACTCTGGGACATCTTTCCGATCTCCACGCCACCGATCCGAGTCGGGCCAGTCTCGCCGCGCTGTCGAACAAGCGTTTCTTTGGCTGGCTCTCGTGGAATCTCCGACGCAGTCGCAACTACAAACGAGAGATTGCCACGGCCATGTTCGACGATCTCAAACGCGAGTCTCCGGATCATGTGGCGGTGACCGGTGACCTGATCAACATTTCACTTCCTCACGAGTTCGAAGCTGCAGGGCGTATGTTGCGCACCCTTGGAAGTCCCGACTGGGTTTCGGTCGTGCCGGGCAATCACGACGCCTATGTGAAGATGCCCTTCGAACGCGGGTGGGCACATTGGTTGCGCTACCTCGAGTCAGACCCCGCGGAGTCCGACAATGTGTCCAATTCAGCGGATACCGATGACCATTCGAACATGTTCTCATTTCCGGGCAGGTTGCCAAGTGTGCGTATTCGCGGCGATCTTGCGCTTGTCGGCGTCTGCACGGCACTGCCGACAAAGCTCTTCGTGGCGGCGGGAAAGGTGGGAGCCAGGCAGCTCGAGCAGCTGGAAACGACCCTCGAAGCCCTGCGTGCGCGCGATCTTTGTCGCGTCGTCCTGGTGCATCACCCGGTGGTCGATGCGCACGTTTCGAAGCGACGTCGGCTGAGGGATTCGGCCGAGCTGCGTCGTGTTCTCGAGCGCGCGGGCGCCGAGCTGGTGATCCACGGACACAATCATCGAAGTGAGTTCAAGACACTCGCTGGAAAGGACGGCGCCATTCCGGTCGTCGGCGTTCGCTCCGCGTCGTACGGCGGTACCAATCCAGACAAGACTGCGCAGTATCACATCTATCAGTTCGAGCGCGCGACGGATCCCGAAGGCTCGCGCTTTCGGGTGTCGCTGCGCGTTCGAGAATGGGATGCGGGGTCGCGGACGTTCGTCGAAATCGGGCAGGAGCGAACGCTACCGCTGTGAAGGGGTTGAGCTTCGCTCGCGCTCGGCAAAGATGTTCTTGACGAGCTCCCAATCGCTCAGCTTGTCGACATCGACCGCGGCTTCGGCGGTCGGCATCTCCACCGCCGCAACGACAATCCCCACGACATCAGAAACTCGGCGAAAGGCCGCCGCCAGGTCGAGTCGCCGCGAGATGAACAACAGCAGTGAAACGAAGCCAAACGTGCTGACCATCCGCCAGGGCTGCTTTCGGTGCTGCTCGGCGCGGAGCCAGAAGTCCAAGATCTTGCGTGCTGCGGGGGTCATGAAGGCAAATAGATTGGCTCCGCTGTAACGCTCGCCGCGGAAGGGCAAGTAGGTTCGCTTTGCGTCGGGAAAGCGCCGGACGATCAGCGTTTCTGAGACCAGCCCCGCCACCATGTCGGCGCCCCCTGCGCAGGCGGCATCAAAGAAGTGGTCGAGCATCGCGTGGTCGAGCAGGGCGTGGTCGGCGGTGGTGACGAGCACGGGATTGCGGGTCTGGCCCGCCGGATTTTCGGCCTCGATCGCCTCAATTCCCGCCAGCACACTGCGGCTCGGCGACGATTCGGCGGGAAGCAGCCGCAGCTGGGATCGCGAAACCAGTTCGGCGACCCGGGGCACGCTCGTCATCAGATCCAGGGAGTCGCTGCACAGCAGGATCGCGCCAATACGCTCATGGGAGACCAGGATTTCGAGCACGCGAACCAACATGGGTATGCCCGCGATGTCGAGCAGTGCACGATGGGTGGCGCCGGCTGCGCGAGCGAGTTCGTCGTTTTCGTCTCTGCGTCCGGCGAGTACCAGAACATCAAAGCACGGGCTCGACACTCTACGCTTCTCGCCTCACGCGGTCTAGCGCCCGAACTTCGCCCAACATTTGATCGAGCGCGGCAAACGTGATCTGACTGGGTCCATCACACAAGGCGTTCTCCGGGTCGGGATGTGCTTCGACGAAGAGCACGTCGATGCCGACCGCGACCGCGGCCCGGGCCAGCGGCGCCACGAATTCGCGGCTTCCCCCCGAAGCGCCACCCAGTGATCCGGGTTTTTGAACGGAGTGAGTGGCATCGAAACAAACCGGCGCAAACGCTCGCATCTCGATCAGGGCGGTCATGTCCGCGACCAGGTTGTTGTAACCGAATTGAGTACCGCGATCGGTGAGCAGAACATTTTCGCAACCGAAATGCTTGAGCTTCTCCACCAGGACGTTCATGTTCGATGGCGCGATGAACTGTCCCTTTTTGACGTTCACGGGAAGTCCCGTGGCCGCACATGCAGCCAGCAAGTCCGTCTGGCGACACAAAAAAGCGGGTACTTGAATACAGTCGACGACTTGCGCGACGATCTCTGCCTGGTTCGGTTCGTGGATGTCGGTCAGCACAGGCAGCTTGGTTTCGCGCTTGACCGCGGCCAGCATTTCGAGTCCCGCTTCGATCCCAGGACCGCGGAAGGCAGTGACCTGGGAGCGATTGGCCTTGTCGAAGGAAGCCTTGAAGATGAGTGGCAAGTCGTGACGCGAGGCAATTTCGGCGATCGTACGAGCCGAAGCCAGCGCGCTCGACTCGTCTTCCAGGACATTGAGCCCCGCGATCAGGGCTAGCGGCGCTCCTCCGCCAATTTCGATTGAAGCGATCCGCACGTCTGTAACTCCCTCCGGTCGAGATAAATCGCGCGGAGAGTAGGTCACGAGTCCCCAGGGGACAACAACCTGCTAGAGGCTGGAAAGTTGGTCTTCGCGTATGTCCGTCAACTCGAATTGTTCGTTGTGGAACAGCGAGTCGACCAAATCGCGCACTTCGCCCTCGTCTTCGCTGAATTCAGAGGCCATGAGAATGAGTTCCACGAAAGATGTGGGTTCAAATTCGCCCAGTTCCTGGGCCGGATTCGAGGGCAGCAGGAGATCTAGCTCCGTTGCTCCACAATACGCGTTGTTTTCGATAGACATGGGGATCTTCGAATGCACCCGCCGTGCCGATCGAGACGATTTCGGTCAAAAATTACAAGATCCTTTACATTCAGGTGGTTGCAGGAGGAGGATGCGCAGCCGAGGGCGGCGTTTCGGCGCTGGAGAGTCGGGAATACGTCGCTCCCGCCCAATTGTCGACGCCCAAGCTGTCTCCGAATTGGTAGACAGTCGAGTGATTACTGGACGATAAGGACGACGTGCCCAATGTCTGAACAAGAAAATCATGCAGAAAAAAGTCTCTCGATCTATGAGTTTTCCGGCTGCCCCTACTGCATCCGGGTACGAAGCTTTCTCGCCGGATTGGGCGAGACCGTAGAGCTGCGAGATGTCTCCACCGATCGCTCGCATCTCGAGGAGCTCGTCCGCGCGACGGGCAGCCAGATGGTGCCCTGCCTGCGAATCGAATCGTGCGACGGCGAAGCGCAGTGGGTGCACGAATCCGGCGACATCATCGAATACTTGCGGGAACACTTCGCGCGCAATTGATTTACGAGTCTGTTGGGATCGGATCAGCTGCCGGATTTGCGGCGAGCGGTCTTCACGCCGCCCTGTCCCTTCCAGGTGACGACCCGGCGGATCGCGGCGTCGGCTTTGGGTCGGCTCCCGGTTCCCAATGAAGACAGCAGGCCCGGATAGTTTCCCGACTTGAGAAAAGCTTCGACGGCGCTGATCTCGCGATCCGATGGGCGCGACGCCTTTCGCGGGCCCCGGTTGGAGTCGGTTTCATAGTCGCGCCGAAACGCCTCGGCATCGAAACCACGCTTTTCGAGGATTCGCTTCACCTTGTGAGCAGAGAGCATCTTGTCCCAAAAGTCTTTCTTGCTGGCCTTCTTTTTTCCCGCCATGGTGTCGCCTTTTCGATGCTTGTAAAAACTATCTACGAAATGAATTGTTACATACTTTTATGCGATTTCCACCTAT is a window from the Myxococcales bacterium genome containing:
- a CDS encoding FAD-dependent oxidoreductase, whose translation is MALRFPNLFSPLRIRNLTLKNRIGSSGHDTCLADHTLPGDAMVAYHRARAKGGAGLIVLEVSGVHESARYTAEMMLATHDDCIPGFRRIAEAVHEYDCVVIGQLFHPGREILSSPSGTAPVAYSSSDVPNERFHVTPRAVPKNVIQEIVQGFGQSAARLVRAGLDGVEIVASHGYLPDQFMNPRVNQRTDEYGGSLDNRLRFLRECIESIRANIGDRAIGLRISGSSWDSDGLQRDEILEMCAALDGDGEIDYYSVTAGSSASIMGSIHIAPPMGSYESAYVAPDGKALKAVVSKPVMVTGRITTPGVAEQIISRGEGDICGMTRAMICDEQLANKALEDRADEIRECIGCNQACIGHMHVGAPISCIQHPESGRELIYGERKPAKKRRRIMVVGGGPGGMKAAAVAAERGHDVTLYEATEQLGGQALLAQQLPGRGDFGGLITNLNRELEQAGVRVITKLGVDVERIRKESPDAVILATGARPRTPEIEQADDAHVLGAWEVISGQARPGTSVVVADWRCDWIGLGLAELLARDGCRVRLCVNGMMPGETIQQYVRDPWLGTMHKLGVEVIPLVRLAGVDSDTVYFEHTLSGEPLMCEEVDTLVHSLGHVSVNALERELQASDYSGNIMALGDCVCPRTAEEAVLEGLELGSAV
- a CDS encoding SDR family oxidoreductase; this encodes MGSVLITGGTSGIGLATCRALAADGYRVFATSRNEPADSLGEHIDWIAMDVCSDESVDKAVTQVLAACGSLDALVCNAGFGIFGSIEEVSMEAYQRQLDTNLGGVLRVLKRVLPQMREARSGRIALVGSIGGRAPIPFQAHYSASKAAVEAIAGALYNEVRPFGIGVSLIEPGDINTPFNAAMEWNEGSNSHYAERIRSCEQVILESLPKAPGPEVVANAIVKALTAKRPRFRYTIGPDSLMMPLGKRLLPDWLVLRLIRDHFKI
- a CDS encoding CPBP family intramembrane metalloprotease, which produces MERVGQVGRTGDEERGDRSLPNPFSPLFTALYVAAWTLVMFQGWGSRIDSSPTAWLSDPANTAQRVIVRDLELAEANESPGLLQPVRRALFGSFEEVLDVSVAIQRDATESIAARVGIEGDGEDEGFEDLLQSNAGLSVLLAEAGELQKAFERAEQTLDPEIESAIRTIYGARVGDKPTTPKVNRRALESLAEAGLSDWLLERPAVRLLARAGKTEPAANISRRIERRGARWQRRVEALTAANYLLIAAGAVLLAAMARGAAQRKFPPHNSSANNVVPWSMALGFAVLVRADFWNRFYFVTLNQLAIQFSQPEWLDPFYTWGTLIASLPLLWLIHRYLLVSSPVGFFKTFGLSPTQLRASAVFSIAAAALAIDLLGTTALAWGSWGLGFEGHWAEGLDETLIWGSTREVIESCIDYMLWTPIFEELVFRGLLFYTLRNRFGAWEAAAMSAVLFSAIHFYSLPGFLMTFWSGFVWAIAFERARSLLPGILAHSVYNLFFVLGILLVYR
- a CDS encoding metallophosphoesterase; this encodes MITLGHLSDLHATDPSRASLAALSNKRFFGWLSWNLRRSRNYKREIATAMFDDLKRESPDHVAVTGDLINISLPHEFEAAGRMLRTLGSPDWVSVVPGNHDAYVKMPFERGWAHWLRYLESDPAESDNVSNSADTDDHSNMFSFPGRLPSVRIRGDLALVGVCTALPTKLFVAAGKVGARQLEQLETTLEALRARDLCRVVLVHHPVVDAHVSKRRRLRDSAELRRVLERAGAELVIHGHNHRSEFKTLAGKDGAIPVVGVRSASYGGTNPDKTAQYHIYQFERATDPEGSRFRVSLRVREWDAGSRTFVEIGQERTLPL
- a CDS encoding nucleotidyltransferase family protein, with product MSSPCFDVLVLAGRRDENDELARAAGATHRALLDIAGIPMLVRVLEILVSHERIGAILLCSDSLDLMTSVPRVAELVSRSQLRLLPAESSPSRSVLAGIEAIEAENPAGQTRNPVLVTTADHALLDHAMLDHFFDAACAGGADMVAGLVSETLIVRRFPDAKRTYLPFRGERYSGANLFAFMTPAARKILDFWLRAEQHRKQPWRMVSTFGFVSLLLFISRRLDLAAAFRRVSDVVGIVVAAVEMPTAEAAVDVDKLSDWELVKNIFAERERSSTPSQR
- the kdsA gene encoding 3-deoxy-8-phosphooctulonate synthase produces the protein MRIASIEIGGGAPLALIAGLNVLEDESSALASARTIAEIASRHDLPLIFKASFDKANRSQVTAFRGPGIEAGLEMLAAVKRETKLPVLTDIHEPNQAEIVAQVVDCIQVPAFLCRQTDLLAACAATGLPVNVKKGQFIAPSNMNVLVEKLKHFGCENVLLTDRGTQFGYNNLVADMTALIEMRAFAPVCFDATHSVQKPGSLGGASGGSREFVAPLARAAVAVGIDVLFVEAHPDPENALCDGPSQITFAALDQMLGEVRALDRVRREA
- a CDS encoding glutathione S-transferase family protein, with translation MSEQENHAEKSLSIYEFSGCPYCIRVRSFLAGLGETVELRDVSTDRSHLEELVRATGSQMVPCLRIESCDGEAQWVHESGDIIEYLREHFARN